The following DNA comes from Janthinobacterium sp. TB1-E2.
TGAAACAGCTGGGCGTCGAACCGGGCAAGCTGGCCAAGAAAGGCCTGTGACGTCAGCCGTACGGCGTCCGACGCCGCTGACCCTGGTCAGCGGTGGTCGCGCCGCCGAGCGCGAGGCGGCCATCGCGCAAGCCTTGCAGCCTGGCCACGCGACCGCCGTGATCCTCGAGGGTCTCGCCGATGGCAACGCCATCCTGGCCGACCTGGCCGAAGAAATCTCCCCTTCCTCATCGTTTCCATTGCAACTGTTGCGCATCGCGCCCGGTTGCCTGTGCTGCAGCGGCAATCTCGTA
Coding sequences within:
- a CDS encoding GTPase gives rise to the protein MTSAVRRPTPLTLVSGGRAAEREAAIAQALQPGHATAVILEGLADGNAILADLAEEISPSSSFPLQLLRIAPGCLCCSGNLVLRVTLNRLLRHPPARLFISLADASHIEQLRTWLTASPYDVLLALEADLIVSST